A window of Vigna unguiculata cultivar IT97K-499-35 chromosome 4, ASM411807v1, whole genome shotgun sequence contains these coding sequences:
- the LOC114182306 gene encoding cytochrome b-c1 complex subunit Rieske-4, mitochondrial-like, whose amino-acid sequence MLRLASKRLSSLSSPCFRPYHAASAFLSPNVVVHDPRSLPSSHLTNFLLPFRGFTTESLSYTQKDSIIPEIPATVAAVKNPTSTIVYDEHNHERFPPGDPSKRAFAYFVLTGGRFAYASLVRLLVLKFVLSMSASKDVLALASLEVDLSSIEPGATVTVKWRGKPVFIRRRTEDDIKLANSVDVLSLRDPQQDAERVKDPEWLIVVGVCTHLGCIPLPNAGDFGGWFCPCHGSHYDISGRIRKGPAPYNLEVPTYSFLDENKLLIG is encoded by the exons ATGTTGAGGCTTGCATCTAAGagactctcttctctctcctcTCCCTGCTTCCGACCCTACCACGCTGCTTCCGCTTTCCTCTCCCCAAACGTCGTCGTTCATGACCCCAGATCCCTCCCTTCCTCTCACCTCACCAATTTCCTTCTTCCCTTCAGAG GTTTTACTACTGAATCACTGAGCTACACACAAAAAGACAGCATTATTCCTGAGATTCCAGCAACTGTTGCTGCTGTTAAGAACCCTACTTCTACTATTGTTTATGATGAGCACAACCATGAAAGGTTTCCCCCAGGTGACCCTAGCAAGAGGGCATTTGCTTACTTCGTCCTTACAGGTGGTAGGTTTGCTTATGCCTCTCTGGTCCGTCTCCTAGTCCTCAAGTTTGTGCTTAGCATGTCTGCTAGTAAGGATGTTCTTGCTCTGGCTTCACTCGAGGTTGATCTCTCCAGCATTGAGCCTGGCGCCACGGTGACCGTAAAGTGGCGAGGAAAGCCGGTGTTCATCAGGCGCCGGACAGAGGACGATATCAAGCTGGCAAACAGTGTTGATGTTCTATCTCTTCGTGATCCCCAACAGGATGCAGAGAGAGTGAAGGACCCAGAATGGCTCATTGTGGTTGGGGTTTGCACACATTTGGGCTGCATTCCATTGCCAAATGCTGGTGATTTTGGTGGGTGGTTTTGCCCATGCCATGGATCACATTATGATATTTCAGGCAGAATTAGGAAGGGACCAGCACCATACAATCTAGAGGTTCCTACCTATTCCTTCTTGGATGAGAACAAGTTATTGATTGGTTGA
- the LOC114182305 gene encoding protein COFACTOR ASSEMBLY OF COMPLEX C SUBUNIT B CCB1, chloroplastic, translated as MVVTKALLPPPPHPLCSLPISTKTRGLTLHQVDPLVRFKFDERKQRKHVAHVSLHDPLVSSSALADFFIHQHQQNPYSLVLLADSVGYSLASYYTSLGLFVISVPGLWSLIKRSVKSKIVQKTFIGEGEKKAPNQVAGEILSFFTRNNFAVTDRGETITFEGQMVPSRGQAALLTFCTCISLASVALVLTITFPDIGNNWFWITLLSPLAGVYYWTRASRKEQIKVKLIVADDGNLSEIIAQGDDQQVEQMRKELKFSEKGMVYVKGVFER; from the exons ATGGTGGTAACTAAGGCATTGTTACCCCCTCCTCCACACCCTCTATGTTCCCTTCCAATTTCCACCAAAACCAGAGGCCTCACACTCCACCAAGTAGACCCTTTGGTGAGGTTCAAGTTTGATGAGAGAAAGCAAAGGAAACATGTGGCTCATGTGTCACTCCATGACCCTTTAGTTTCTTCTTCTGCTCTTGCCGATTTCTTCATCCACCAACACCAGCAAAACCCTTATAGTCTTGTATTGTTGGCTGATAGTGTGGGTTACTCTTTGGCTAGCTATTACACTTCTTTGGGTCTCTTTGTGATCTCTGTGCCTGGCCTTTGGTCCCTCATTAAACGTTCTGTTAAGTCTAAG ATTGTGCAGAAGACGTTTATAGGTGAAGGTGAAAAGAAGGCACCGAATCAGGTTGCTGGGGAGATTTTATCGTTTTTCACTCGTAACAACTTTGCAGTGACTGATAGAGGAGAGACAATCAC GTTTGAAGGACAGATGGTTCCAAGCAGGGGTCAAGCAGCATTACTAACTTTCTGCACTTGCATCAGTTTGGCAAGTGTGGCCCTTGTGCTTACCATAACCTTCCCAGATATTGGCAACAACTGGTTTTGGATCACCCTCTTAAGTCCATTGGC AGGCGTTTATTACTGGACTCGGGCATCCAGAAAGGAGCAGATTAAAGTGAAACTAATAGTTGCAGATGATGGAAACTTATCAGAGATAATTGCCCAAGGTGATGATCAACAGGTCGAGCAAATGAGGAAGGAACTCAAATTCAGTGAAAAAGGAATGGTGTATGTTAAAGGCGTTTTTGAAAGATGA